Proteins encoded within one genomic window of Cucumis sativus cultivar 9930 chromosome 3, Cucumber_9930_V3, whole genome shotgun sequence:
- the LOC101213598 gene encoding uncharacterized protein LOC101213598: protein MIQLLFLVLFAEGVVALLLLVKIGLLREFVIKSLDQLKMGKGPATVKTIAATMSVILLSSLMNIVKIQNKGAKLGTMSPMDQVLWRTQLLEASLIGFTLFLGFIIDRMHHYFQKLIGLRENIGSSKEEVERLQKEKTELAQKEEKCSKQIKELREEISILSANLKKVKQESVEKDKRIETADAHVTSLQKQAADLLLEYDRLLEDNQNLQNQTLGGYKK, encoded by the exons ATGATTCAGTTATtgtttttggttctttttgCCGAGGGAGTTGTGGCACTTCTCTTGCTGGTAAAAATTGGGTTACTTAGGGAGTTTGTTATAAAGAGTTTAGATCAGCTGAAAATGGGTAAAGGTCCAGCAACTGTTAAAACAATTGCTGCTACCATGTCTGTCATTCTCTTGTCCAGTCTTATGAACATTGTTAAGATCCAGAACAAAGGTGCAAAGCTTGGGACAATGTCACCCATGGATCAGGTTCTTTGGAGGACACAATTGCTTGAGGCTTCACTCATTG GTTTTACCTTATTCCTTGGTTTTATAATCGATCGCATGCAccattattttcaaaagcttaTTGGATTAAGAGAGAACATTGGAAGTTCAAAAGAGGAAGTAGAAAGGctacaaaaagagaaaacagagCTAGcacaaaaggaagagaaatgTTCAAAGCAAATAAAGGAGCTGCGAGaagaaatatcaattttgtcAGCAAACTTGAAGAAAGTAAAGCAGGAAAGTGTAGAAAAGGATAAGAGGATTGAAACTGCCGATGCCCATGTAACTTCTCTCCAGAAACAAGCTGCCGATCTACTTCTCGAATACGATCGTCTACTTGAAGACAatcaaaatcttcaaaatcaaacactAGGAGGATATAAAAAGTGA
- the LOC105435117 gene encoding polygalacturonase produces the protein MMIIQFEKRSSLALLMVLVALINLCTFSNAWSYNVVNFGAKGDGRTDSTQAFQTVWSNACASTKPTTIYVPRGRYYLRSGTFNGPCKNNAIFIRIDGTLVAPSDFQVIGNSAAWVVFRHVDGVTISGGNLDGKGVGLWTCKNSSISTTCPSGATTLQFSNSKNVVVSALTSLNSQMFHIVIHGCQNVMMKGLKVLASGNSPNTDGIHVQMSINVAILNSKIGTGDDCISIGPGTSNLRIENIICGPGHGISIGSLAKDLQEDGVQNVTVKNVVFSRTQNGVRIKAWGKPSNGFARNILFQHIVMDNVQNPIVIDQNYCPSHKGCPEKASGVKINDVTYQDIHGTSATKVAVKFDCSPINPCVRIKLENVKLTYMNQTAQATCNNVGGIAAGLVQPTSCF, from the exons ATGATGATCATCCAATTTGAGAAGAGGAGTAGTTTGGCTCTATTGATGGTGTTGGTAGCATTGATAAATTTGTGTACTTTTAGCAATGCATGGTCTTACAATGTTGTTAACTTTGGAGCCAAAGGTGATGGGAGAACTGACTCAACACAAGCATTTCAAACCGTTTGGTCTAATGCTTGTGCCTCCACAAAACCAACCACAATTTATGTCCCACGAGGAAGATATTACCTTCGCTCTGGAACTTTCAACGGACCTTGCAAAAACAATGCTATCTTTATCCGCATTGATGGCACTTTGGTGGCTCCCTCCGACTTTCAAGTTATTGGAAACTCTGCAGCTTGGGTTGTTTTTAGGCACGTTGATGGAGTTACCATCTCAGGCGGCAATCTTGATGGGAAGGGGGTTGGCTTATGGACTTGCAAAAATTCTTCTATTAGCACTACTTGTCCATCTGGTGCCACG ACCCTCCAATTCTCTAACTCCAAAAATGTAGTGGTCAGCGCATTAACATCACTCAATAGCCAAATGTTCCATATAGTCATCCATGGTTGTCAAAATGTCATGATGAAAGGCCTTAAGGTCTTGGCCTCTGGCAATAGTCCCAACACAGACGGAATTCATGTGCAAATGTCCATTAATGTGGCCATATTAAACTCCAAAATAGGCACTGGAGATGATTGCATTTCCATTGGTCCTGGTACTTCTAACTTAcgtattgaaaatattatatgtgGACCTGGTCATGGAATAAG CATTGGGAGTTTAGCAAAGGATCTACAAGAGGATGGAGTCCAAAATGTTACTGTGAAGAATGTTGTATTTTCACGCACTCAAAATGGGGTAAGAATCAAAGCATGGGGCAAGCCTAGCAACGGTTTTGCTAGGAACATTCTTTTCCAACATATTGTAATGGACAATGTCCAAAATCCAATTGTTATCGATCAAAATTATTGTCCAAGCCACAAAGGATGTCCGGAAAAG GCTTCTGGTGTTAAAATTAACGATGTGACTTATCAAGACATCCATGGAACATCAGCCACTAAAGTTGCAGTAAAGTTCGATTGTAGTCCAATAAATCCATGTGTTCGAATAAAGTTAGAGAATGTAAAACTTACATATATGAATCAAACAGCGCAAGCTACATGCAACAATGTTGGAGGAATTGCAGCAGGTCTTGTTCAACCCACGAGTTGCTTCTAA